A part of Halobacillus shinanisalinarum genomic DNA contains:
- a CDS encoding bifunctional 4-hydroxy-2-oxoglutarate aldolase/2-dehydro-3-deoxy-phosphogluconate aldolase — translation MTETLQRMMEHNLVAVIRGAEGEDVLSIARALQEGGVHILEITADTPEVEGLIRKVNEEFGDQMIVGAGTVLDPETARAAIMAGARFIFSPTVNRETIRLTKRYGVVSIPGALTPTEILTAYEHGADLIKVFPAGAMGPSYMKDIHGPLPHIPLMPTGGVDLSNIREYFEKGAVAAGLGSALVNTKQPINAEALKGITDKAQQFVEAIKDV, via the coding sequence ATGACAGAGACATTGCAGCGAATGATGGAACATAATCTGGTTGCCGTTATACGCGGTGCAGAAGGTGAAGATGTTTTGTCCATCGCACGAGCCCTTCAGGAGGGTGGGGTTCACATTCTAGAAATTACAGCGGATACGCCGGAAGTGGAAGGTTTAATCAGAAAAGTAAATGAGGAATTCGGTGATCAAATGATTGTCGGTGCAGGTACTGTTCTTGATCCGGAAACGGCCAGAGCAGCAATCATGGCAGGAGCCCGTTTCATATTTTCACCGACAGTCAATAGGGAAACGATTCGGCTGACGAAGCGCTATGGTGTTGTAAGCATTCCCGGTGCATTGACGCCAACGGAAATATTAACGGCCTACGAACATGGAGCTGACCTGATTAAGGTATTTCCTGCTGGGGCAATGGGGCCGAGCTATATGAAGGATATCCACGGTCCATTACCACACATTCCATTAATGCCGACCGGAGGAGTGGATTTGTCCAATATTCGTGAGTATTTTGAAAAAGGTGCTGTCGCAGCCGGGCTAGGAAGTGCCCTCGTTAACACAAAACAGCCGATCAATGCAGAGGCATTAAAAGGAATCACTGATAAAGCACAACAATTTGTAGAAGCGATAAAGGATGTGTAA
- a CDS encoding sugar kinase, which yields MDVITLGETMVLFTPKSSGLMRYAGDFSTKVAGAESNVAIGLARLGHQAGWISRLGKDEFGEKIQSFIRGEGVDVSQVTFDDSASTGLYFKEKLTANELRLKYYRSDSAASRMSDDDLDETYISNARFLHVTGITPALSEHCFETVLKAMEYARRNGVTVVFDPNLRRKLWTDSYARQVLRKLSGMADIVLPGIDEAEFIFGQSDHESLAQAFYDNGAKTVIMKLGKKGAYVHSDRSTGFVGGFPVEQVVDPVGAGDGFAAGCLSGIIDGLELKEAVRRGNAVGAMVTMVDGDVEGLPGKARLTDFINKTHRDDVER from the coding sequence ATGGATGTGATTACACTTGGGGAAACGATGGTGTTGTTCACTCCGAAATCTTCCGGACTTATGCGTTACGCTGGTGATTTTTCAACAAAAGTTGCCGGTGCTGAATCCAATGTGGCGATTGGACTTGCCAGGCTCGGCCATCAGGCAGGTTGGATCAGTCGGCTTGGAAAGGATGAATTCGGCGAAAAGATCCAATCCTTTATACGAGGAGAAGGGGTCGATGTCAGTCAAGTTACGTTTGATGATTCTGCATCGACGGGGCTTTATTTTAAGGAAAAATTAACGGCCAACGAATTAAGGCTGAAGTATTATCGAAGTGATTCGGCGGCGAGCCGGATGTCAGATGATGACTTAGATGAAACGTATATTTCGAACGCGAGGTTTCTTCATGTAACAGGCATTACCCCGGCACTAAGTGAGCATTGTTTTGAAACCGTTTTAAAAGCAATGGAGTATGCCCGTAGAAATGGTGTGACGGTTGTCTTTGACCCTAATTTGCGACGAAAGCTATGGACTGATAGCTACGCTAGACAGGTGCTTCGTAAGTTATCAGGGATGGCTGATATTGTTTTGCCGGGTATTGATGAAGCAGAATTTATATTTGGTCAATCAGATCATGAGTCATTAGCTCAAGCGTTCTATGATAACGGGGCGAAAACGGTAATTATGAAGCTTGGTAAAAAGGGGGCTTATGTTCACTCTGACCGGTCCACAGGTTTTGTCGGGGGCTTTCCTGTTGAACAAGTGGTGGATCCCGTTGGAGCAGGTGATGGCTTTGCTGCCGGGTGCTTGTCAGGGATAATTGATGGACTTGAGTTGAAAGAAGCTGTCAGACGTGGGAATGCCGTTGGAGCAATGGTGACAATGGTTGATGGAGATGTGGAAGGATTGCCTGGGAAAGCAAGACTCACTGATTTTATAAACAAAACGCATCGGGATGATGTTGAGAGATAA